ATAACAGAAGCGACGCGTGGAACGTTAGAACAGCTATATATGTCTCCCATGGGGGTGTGGAAAATCATGCTCACGCGGATCGTAAGTCAATTGGGCTTACAGTCTGTTATTATGATCCTCCTGCTGTTTGGTGCGATGCTTACCTCGGGACAGTGGTTGAGTCTTAATCCCATGACAACGATCCCGATCATTATTGTTACTATGATAAGTATGGTAGGGGTTAGTTTTATGATTGCTGGTTTAGCTATTATCGTGAAGCAAATCCAAGCATTTTTACAGATTTTTCAATTTGTTTTAATGGGGCTTGTATTTGTTCCAATAACTGTAGCGCCGTTTTTAGCTTTCGCTCCTTTCGTCAAGGGAGTAAATATGGTAAGAACAGTGATGCTAGAGAATTTGACGTTAACTGAGCTGCCTTTGTCTGACTATGGCGTATTAATATTAAATTCGTTGATTTATTTGATTTTAGGGCTCTTTGTGTTTGATCGCTGCGAGAAAATAGCCATGAAGAAAGGACTTTTGGGGCAATACTAGCGTACAAAATCGTTTATCCGTTAGGTTGTATATGAGTGAAGATTACTAATGATTAGGGCACCCAATCGGGTGTCCTTTAGTTTCGCCGTTAGCGATGCTACCAGCATAAAAAAGCTCAATGAATTTCTATGAAAAATAGACAAGAGAATTAATATGAAAATACGCCTATTAGCAACTTCCATCATACCCCAATAAAGGTTTTTTACAGTAGAGTAAACGGAGGTCATGCTGGAAGGGTTTTGGAACTTTATTTTATAGGAGGTAATGAAGATTATGGAGAAAAAAATTAAAATTTTTAGAGTTTCTCTACTATTATCTATTCTATGTATTGTTACATCGGGAATCAACTATTTAAATAGTAGATTGCCTGTAGTTGGAGTAATGTTTATTATAATTATCATTGCGTTTATTATTCAAGTTGTTGCTTATACAATAGAAATGAAAAACATCAAAAAATAATAGTGCTTCACGAGATGGATGTGTACTGTGCCGATCCCTAATCCTCAATGTTACCTCTATTCCTGATGATCAATAGCCTTCAACACCCATAACAAGCTAATTGGGCCTCTATGCCATCCTTCACACTACCACTTTTAGCCTCTTTCCCCCTTTTTTTGACTGAAGCTCACTAGTTACAATTCATGCTTAACGATACTTTCACCAACATCATGGGTATAAAATAGTGAGGCCACCTTAACTACAATATCAAGGAGCACGATGGGCCTAAAATTGACCACTTATTATTGCAGGGTAATGTCTTTTTTTGTCGAATTATATTTATGAAAGAAGATAGAATTAAATGGAAAATAATATGAATAGGAATGAATCAATGTCAATGAGTTATGAAATTGATCAATATAAATATAAAAGCTACAGTTAATGGACGGTGATTAAAATGGTCCAATCGGATCATGAACAGGACTATATTGTTGAGTCTAAGCGTAAATGTATCGAAGCAGGAATGGATCCGAATGAAATTAGAAAACCGAAACATTATATGTCAGAACAAGAATTGTCAAAAAAAAGAACCACATACAGTGAAATTTTATCCGTTGTTAATTTTTTCTCACAAAAGATTTTAGACTCGTTAAGCGGCACACCTGTACTCATTGTTACATCTGACGAAGATGGCTATTTGCTGCATATGGTTGGTGATGAAACTATAAGAATGACAATTCAACAATTAGGTATACAAGTAGGCGCACAATTTACTCAAGAGGATATGGGTACGAATGTCGTGAGCTTATCTCTTCAACAAAGACAACCGATTCAAATCGTAGGTTCAGATCATTTTCATACGATCCTTCATGGCTCAGCGTGTTATGGAGTGGCCTTTCATTACACAGATATCAACGATTTACTCGGAAGTATCTGTATTATGACTGCAACTGAATTGCATAATCCATTTTTTTTAACGATGTTATCTACAGTTGTTGACTCTATTGAGAGAGAGCTTTTACTCAGGAAACAGAATAGAAAGCTAGATATGTTAAATCAGATTATGGTTAATACCAATAGAAATGGCATTATCATCACAAATGCTGATGGCATCATTAATTCAGTGAATGATTTTGTAGTCCAAACATTCCATATTCACAAAGATACCAATATTGTTGATCGAAGTGAACAAAACCCAGAATGTCTAGTAAGTAGTCATATGAAGAAAGTAATACAAGATAAACAGAGCTTTTATAATGTGCAAATGATTTTAGAAACGGTAGATCATCAAAAAGTAGTTTGTTTATTCGATGCTCAACCCCTCTATGATGAGACAAATAATTTTATTGGTTCATACTCTCAGCTTAGAGATATTACAGAACGTTATTTAAATGAAGAACGGCATAACTATTTGGCCTATCATGATGAATTAACATCATTACCCAATAGACGCTCGCTTCGAGAAACACTAAATTATCATACTTCTTCATCTCTAACTTCAGGTAGAAATATTGATTTGGTACTTATGTTCTTGGATTTAGATCATTTTAAAACGATTAATGATGCTTTTGGACATTCCAATGGTGATATATTACTAAAGCAGGTTTCCGATAGAATACTAAACTTTTTGGGTGATACTGGAAAAGTATTTAGAATGGGCGGAGACGAATTCATTTTCCTATTTCATAACCTTCATGGGCAAGATGAAGTTACTCATACAGGCAAGAAAATTATAGAATTATTTGAAACTCCCTTCACGATTAGTGATTCCAATTTCTATGTAACTGCGAGTATCGGTATAGCTATCTATCCTAATGATGGGACTGATGCGGAAGCCTTTATGGTAAGCGCAGATAATGCCATGTATAAGTCGAAATCAAAGGGAAGAAATAATTATACCCTATTCAATTCAAATATGAGGTCTAATTCTAATGAGAAAGATAAACTATCTATGGAAGTTTCATTAAGAAAGGCACTAGAAAATAAAGAATTTATCGTGTACTATCAACCACAAGTTGACTTGATGAATAAGAAAATCATAGGAGCAGAAGCGCTACTTAGATGGTATAGTCCGGAATATGGAATTGTGATGCCGGATGTATTTATCCCCATTTTAGAGGAGATCGGATTAATCTCTCAAGTTGGTGAATGGGTCTTACGTGAAGCATGTGATCAAAGAAAGCGGTGGGTTGAAAAGGGGTTTCCTATATTTAGAATAGCGGTTAACCTTTCTTCGCAGCAATTTTTAAAGGATAACTTAGTTGAAGTCATTTCCAACACATTAATTGAAACGGGTATAGATCCTACTTCTTTGGAGTTAGAGATTACGGAAACGATGACCATGGACGTTGATCGTGCGATAAATGTTTTAGGTCAACTAAACACTTTAGGAGTAAGGATTAGTATTGATGATTTTGGTACCGGTTATAGCTCGTTGAGTTATTTGAAGAAGTTCCCTATTCATTCTTTGAAGATCGACAAATCCTTTGTCAGAGATATCATGCTAGATAAAAATGATGCAAGTATTGTTAGCACAATTATTTCGATGGCACACAATCTAAATTTAGACGTTGTAGCAGAGGGTGTAGAAACAAAAGAGCAACTGAATTTTTTACAAATGAAAAAATGCGATACGATTCAAGGATACTTTTTTAGTAAACCTCTTTCTGTCAGTGATTTTGAAAAGTCGTTTTATCAACTAAATGACGATATAAAGCTCAATTACTCAAGCGAAACGGATGGTTAAAATGAAAAAAATATCAGAAATATTAGCACATCACTTCAAAAAGTGGGGGATCAACCACGTATTTGGCATTCCAGGCAAACCAGTCACTTCACTCATTCTAGATTTAAGTAATAACGGAATTCATTTCGTATTGTCCAAACATGAGTCGGGGGCTGGATACGAAGCAGCTGGTTATGCACTAATGAATAATACATTGGCCGTAGCTATAGGAACATCGGGTCCAGGTGGTACAAATCTTTTAACATCTGCCGGTCAAGCAAAAGCATATCATCTTCCTGTTTTATTTATTACCGGACATCCTTCTACCAAAGATTCAGGTAAAGCTTTAGGCCAAGACTCAAGTGTGTTTGGAACGGATCTCGTTAAAATGTTTGAACCTGTGACAAAGTTTAGCGCAAGAGTGGAAAGTGCGGATACGTTTAAGTTTTATTTTCAGCATGCCATAGAAAAAGCCTACTCAGGAGTCAAAGGCCCCGTTCATCTATCCATATCGGCCGACGTTTTAGCTGAAAGTGTAGCTGAATTTGAAATGGACTTGCCGGAGGTTATTTATCCTATTGCTCCAAACTTAGATAAGTGTATGGATTTAATGAACCGTCCTGGTAAAAAAGTTATCTTCTTAGGTAAAGGTGTTCATTCGAGCAGGGCATATCGGGAAGTGAAAATGTTAGCCGAGATTTTCAATATTCCAGTCATCACCACGCCAGGAGGTAAGGGCGTATTTGAGAGTAATCACCACTTGTCATTGGGAGCTTTCGGTCTTGGGGGGACGGAGGAGTCTAGCGCATACATTGAATCTGGTTTAGATTTGATGATCGTCATTGGGACGAAGCTTTCCGATATGTCTGTTGCCAGCCTAAAACCTTGTAATTTCCCGAAAAACGTCATCCATTTTGATATTGACCAAACATTTATAGGTAAAACGATTCAGGCAGAAACATTACCCATTATCGGTGATATTGCAACAAATCTAAATGCGTTATTTAATCAACTTCATTCCAAGGAAATAACGAAAATGCCTTTTCATATGGATGATTATAAAATGAAGGAACCCTCCCAGGAAAGTAAATCTCCAATGTCAGCAGTCGAAGCTGTTAAAGTGATGAGCGCAACATTAGATGAAGATACGATCATTTTTGGCGATGATGGGAGTCATACTTTTTATGGTATAAAATATTTCGACGTTAAGATCCCCGGCACTTTTTATTTTGATGATGTGTTCGGTACAATGGGCCATGCGATAGGGTATTCTATTGGAGCCAAGCTTGCAAATCCCAAAGCTAAGGTTGTTTGCTTAACCGGGGACGGCTGCACGTTTATGCATGGAACAGAGATTTCTACGGCTGTAAACTACGGAGCTAATGTCATTTTTATCGTCTTCAATAATGGAAAACTCGATATGGTTGATACGGGAATGACATTGCACTTAGGAAAAGCTGTAGGTACTGTTTATACAACGATGTTAGATGTTCAAAAGTTTGCAGAATCCAT
This window of the Paenibacillus sp. FSL R10-2734 genome carries:
- a CDS encoding ABC transporter permease → MKWLHLFNANFRKEYIEMKRYLPNTIALVVTFYIIFLGAFFGIMFIGDPASFDTNVQYSIVSVVFWSLTMMTMNFIGYSVITEATRGTLEQLYMSPMGVWKIMLTRIVSQLGLQSVIMILLLFGAMLTSGQWLSLNPMTTIPIIIVTMISMVGVSFMIAGLAIIVKQIQAFLQIFQFVLMGLVFVPITVAPFLAFAPFVKGVNMVRTVMLENLTLTELPLSDYGVLILNSLIYLILGLFVFDRCEKIAMKKGLLGQY
- a CDS encoding EAL domain-containing protein; this translates as MVQSDHEQDYIVESKRKCIEAGMDPNEIRKPKHYMSEQELSKKRTTYSEILSVVNFFSQKILDSLSGTPVLIVTSDEDGYLLHMVGDETIRMTIQQLGIQVGAQFTQEDMGTNVVSLSLQQRQPIQIVGSDHFHTILHGSACYGVAFHYTDINDLLGSICIMTATELHNPFFLTMLSTVVDSIERELLLRKQNRKLDMLNQIMVNTNRNGIIITNADGIINSVNDFVVQTFHIHKDTNIVDRSEQNPECLVSSHMKKVIQDKQSFYNVQMILETVDHQKVVCLFDAQPLYDETNNFIGSYSQLRDITERYLNEERHNYLAYHDELTSLPNRRSLRETLNYHTSSSLTSGRNIDLVLMFLDLDHFKTINDAFGHSNGDILLKQVSDRILNFLGDTGKVFRMGGDEFIFLFHNLHGQDEVTHTGKKIIELFETPFTISDSNFYVTASIGIAIYPNDGTDAEAFMVSADNAMYKSKSKGRNNYTLFNSNMRSNSNEKDKLSMEVSLRKALENKEFIVYYQPQVDLMNKKIIGAEALLRWYSPEYGIVMPDVFIPILEEIGLISQVGEWVLREACDQRKRWVEKGFPIFRIAVNLSSQQFLKDNLVEVISNTLIETGIDPTSLELEITETMTMDVDRAINVLGQLNTLGVRISIDDFGTGYSSLSYLKKFPIHSLKIDKSFVRDIMLDKNDASIVSTIISMAHNLNLDVVAEGVETKEQLNFLQMKKCDTIQGYFFSKPLSVSDFEKSFYQLNDDIKLNYSSETDG
- a CDS encoding thiamine pyrophosphate-binding protein, giving the protein MKKISEILAHHFKKWGINHVFGIPGKPVTSLILDLSNNGIHFVLSKHESGAGYEAAGYALMNNTLAVAIGTSGPGGTNLLTSAGQAKAYHLPVLFITGHPSTKDSGKALGQDSSVFGTDLVKMFEPVTKFSARVESADTFKFYFQHAIEKAYSGVKGPVHLSISADVLAESVAEFEMDLPEVIYPIAPNLDKCMDLMNRPGKKVIFLGKGVHSSRAYREVKMLAEIFNIPVITTPGGKGVFESNHHLSLGAFGLGGTEESSAYIESGLDLMIVIGTKLSDMSVASLKPCNFPKNVIHFDIDQTFIGKTIQAETLPIIGDIATNLNALFNQLHSKEITKMPFHMDDYKMKEPSQESKSPMSAVEAVKVMSATLDEDTIIFGDDGSHTFYGIKYFDVKIPGTFYFDDVFGTMGHAIGYSIGAKLANPKAKVVCLTGDGCTFMHGTEISTAVNYGANVIFIVFNNGKLDMVDTGMTLHLGKAVGTVYTTMLDVQKFAESMGALSFKCFDAKELEDAIEKAKLANTTVVIEAMIDPFEIPPTTRRG